From a region of the Pontixanthobacter gangjinensis genome:
- the queF gene encoding preQ(1) synthase yields the protein MSDTHSANAAPQFLGQQTPLPASPEEAVLDYVPNPRAGALYLTRFAAPEFTSLCPVTGQPDFAHLVIDYAPGETIVESKSLKLFLGSFRNHNGFHEDVTVGIGQRLSDEMKPRWLRIGGYWYPRGGIPIDVFWQTGAPPEGLWVPDQGVQGYRGRG from the coding sequence ATGAGTGACACACATTCCGCCAATGCCGCACCCCAATTTCTGGGCCAGCAAACCCCGTTACCTGCTTCACCGGAGGAGGCAGTTCTCGACTATGTCCCCAATCCTCGTGCGGGGGCGCTATATCTGACGCGTTTTGCCGCGCCGGAATTTACGTCACTTTGCCCGGTGACAGGGCAGCCTGATTTTGCGCACTTGGTGATTGATTACGCGCCTGGCGAAACGATCGTCGAATCGAAAAGCCTCAAATTGTTTCTGGGTAGTTTTCGCAATCATAATGGCTTTCATGAAGATGTTACGGTCGGTATCGGCCAACGGCTGTCAGATGAGATGAAGCCGCGCTGGTTGCGGATAGGCGGATATTGGTATCCGCGGGGCGGTATTCCGATTGACGTTTTCTGGCAAACTGGCGCGCCGCCGGAGGGGCTATGGGTCCCAGATCAGGGTGTGCAGGGCTATCGCGGGCGAGGGTAG
- a CDS encoding replication-associated recombination protein A → MTDLFPDDLPPETPRDNPTSDSPLADKLRPGTLGEVVGQDHLTGPEGAIGRMVAAGKLSSMILWGPPGTGKTTTARLLADAVGMRFEAISAVFSGVADLKKAFAAAEAASKAGQRTLLFVDEIHRFNRAQQDGFLPFVERGTVTLVGATTENPSFALNAALLSRAQVLILQRLDQTALSTLLDRAEQLEGRLPLTAEARDALVASADGDGRFLLNQAETLYAAKIASQLGPQALGKFLQRRVAVYDKDRDGHYNLISALHKSLRGSDPQAALYYMARMLTAGEEPLYVLRRLVRFASEDIGLADPQALTQCLAAKQAYEFLGSPEGEVAIVQACLYLATAPKSNAAYIAQKASFKSARETGSLSPPQNILNAPTKLMKDIGYGKDYAYDHNSEGGFSGDNYWPDGMVPQEYYAPVERGFERKVRERMDWWDKKRKELRG, encoded by the coding sequence ATGACCGACCTGTTTCCAGATGACCTTCCGCCAGAGACACCGCGCGATAATCCGACCAGCGATTCACCGCTGGCTGACAAATTGCGCCCCGGCACTCTCGGCGAAGTCGTTGGGCAAGACCACCTGACGGGGCCCGAAGGCGCAATCGGGCGGATGGTCGCTGCGGGTAAATTGTCCTCGATGATATTATGGGGGCCGCCCGGCACGGGCAAAACGACCACTGCGCGTTTGCTCGCAGATGCTGTGGGGATGCGTTTTGAGGCGATTAGCGCGGTATTTTCGGGTGTTGCCGACCTCAAAAAGGCCTTTGCGGCTGCTGAAGCCGCCAGCAAAGCGGGACAGCGAACACTATTATTCGTTGACGAAATTCACCGTTTCAATCGCGCACAGCAAGACGGCTTCTTGCCATTCGTCGAGCGTGGAACTGTGACTCTGGTCGGCGCGACGACAGAGAATCCCAGCTTTGCTCTCAACGCAGCCTTGCTCAGCCGGGCCCAAGTGTTGATCCTCCAGCGGCTCGATCAAACTGCGCTTTCAACCTTGCTGGATCGCGCCGAACAATTGGAAGGTCGCCTCCCGCTAACAGCCGAAGCTCGCGACGCGCTGGTCGCCTCGGCTGATGGTGATGGGCGCTTCTTGCTAAACCAAGCCGAGACGCTTTACGCTGCCAAGATTGCCTCGCAGCTAGGCCCGCAGGCACTTGGCAAGTTTCTGCAACGCCGCGTTGCGGTCTATGACAAAGACCGCGACGGCCATTACAATTTGATTTCCGCGCTACATAAAAGCCTGCGCGGTTCCGACCCTCAGGCCGCACTTTATTATATGGCGCGAATGCTGACGGCTGGTGAAGAACCGCTCTATGTCCTGCGTCGCCTCGTGCGATTTGCCAGCGAGGACATCGGTTTGGCCGACCCTCAGGCGCTAACGCAATGCCTCGCTGCCAAGCAGGCGTATGAATTTCTCGGCAGTCCAGAAGGAGAGGTCGCGATTGTACAGGCCTGTCTGTACCTGGCCACAGCCCCCAAATCGAACGCCGCCTATATCGCCCAAAAGGCCTCTTTCAAAAGTGCACGAGAAACGGGCAGCCTTTCGCCGCCTCAGAATATCCTGAACGCCCCGACCAAGCTGATGAAGGATATCGGTTACGGAAAAGACTATGCTTATGACCACAATTCGGAAGGCGGGTTTTCCGGCGACAATTACTGGCCTGATGGCATGGTACCGCAGGAGTATTATGCACCAGTAGAGCGCGGATTCGAACGCAAAGTACGCGAACGCATGGATTGGTGGGACAAGAAACGCAAAGAACTTCGCGGCTAA
- a CDS encoding PadR family transcriptional regulator yields the protein MRIYGKRGGRKGFPFEAIMAASRGWDGGRHWGDWGGDDMRRHGRKNRRRVFGSGELRLVLLRLIADEPRHGYELIKAVGELTGGTYEPSPGAVYPTLSLLADEGSIADSKANKGDESRKAFKATENGLKELEERSDEIGAIMERLSAMSGREERTRAPEMFRAMGNLAGVLKHKYRGGGFNEKDLEEIVDIIDDAAKRIERL from the coding sequence ATGAGAATTTATGGAAAACGAGGAGGCCGCAAAGGCTTTCCATTCGAGGCAATAATGGCTGCAAGTCGCGGCTGGGATGGCGGGCGTCATTGGGGTGATTGGGGCGGTGACGACATGCGCCGCCACGGCCGCAAGAACCGGCGCCGCGTGTTCGGCAGCGGTGAATTGCGCCTGGTTTTGCTCCGGCTGATCGCCGATGAACCGCGTCACGGCTACGAGCTAATCAAAGCGGTAGGCGAGCTAACCGGCGGAACTTATGAACCGAGCCCAGGGGCGGTCTATCCGACGCTGTCGCTGCTGGCTGATGAAGGATCGATTGCAGACAGCAAAGCCAACAAAGGTGATGAATCGCGAAAAGCGTTCAAAGCCACCGAAAATGGGCTTAAAGAGCTTGAAGAGCGTTCAGACGAGATTGGCGCGATCATGGAGCGACTGTCGGCAATGTCCGGCCGCGAGGAACGAACTCGAGCGCCCGAAATGTTCCGTGCGATGGGCAACCTTGCCGGAGTCCTGAAGCACAAATATCGCGGCGGCGGGTTCAATGAGAAAGACCTGGAGGAAATCGTCGATATTATCGATGATGCAGCCAAGCGGATCGAGCGGCTTTAA
- a CDS encoding glycosyltransferase family 4 protein has translation MQTSDLRIALFSGNYNYVRDGANQALNRLVEYLLRQGAQVRVYAPTTQTPAFEPQGDLVSLPSVPFPGRGEFRFPLGIPKRVREDIETFKPNILHVSSPDASAHRAVSWARGQDVPILASVHTRFETYPRYYGLGFTEPWVEAMLRRFYHRCDGLVAPSESQIEILREQGMHDDISIWSRGVDRTIFASDKRDMEWRRSLGIADDDTAIVFLGRLVMEKGLDIFAETIVQLRKKQLPHKVLVIGEGPAQKWFEQNLPGGIFAGFQSGANLGKALASGDVFFNPSITETFGNVTLEAMACGLPVVASAATGSQSLVQDGESGALVPPGAAGDFADAIAPYLTDDALRSAHGNAGEKRSLDFSWDAINQAVADTYIRLIEARAK, from the coding sequence ATGCAGACGTCTGATCTTCGCATTGCCCTTTTTAGCGGCAATTATAACTACGTTCGCGATGGCGCGAATCAGGCGCTTAATCGCCTCGTTGAATATTTGCTGCGTCAGGGCGCGCAGGTCCGCGTCTATGCGCCGACCACGCAAACGCCGGCGTTTGAACCGCAAGGCGATCTTGTCAGCCTGCCATCCGTCCCATTTCCCGGTCGCGGCGAATTCCGGTTTCCTCTGGGCATTCCGAAACGGGTCCGTGAAGATATCGAGACGTTTAAACCGAACATCCTTCATGTGTCCTCGCCCGATGCTTCAGCGCATCGAGCAGTCAGCTGGGCACGCGGTCAAGATGTGCCAATTTTGGCATCGGTCCATACACGGTTCGAAACATATCCGCGCTATTACGGATTGGGCTTTACCGAACCGTGGGTCGAAGCGATGCTTCGCCGGTTTTACCACCGCTGCGACGGCTTGGTTGCACCGTCGGAAAGCCAGATAGAAATTCTGCGCGAGCAGGGAATGCATGACGATATCTCGATCTGGTCACGCGGCGTAGACCGGACAATTTTCGCATCAGACAAGCGCGATATGGAATGGCGGCGATCGCTGGGCATCGCGGATGATGACACCGCGATTGTGTTCCTCGGCCGTTTGGTCATGGAAAAGGGGCTCGATATATTTGCCGAAACCATCGTTCAGCTACGCAAAAAGCAATTGCCGCATAAGGTGCTGGTGATCGGTGAAGGCCCCGCGCAAAAATGGTTTGAGCAGAACTTGCCTGGCGGCATTTTCGCAGGTTTTCAAAGCGGAGCAAACCTCGGCAAGGCGCTCGCCAGCGGGGATGTGTTCTTCAACCCATCGATCACCGAAACGTTCGGGAATGTGACCCTTGAAGCGATGGCTTGCGGCCTGCCAGTGGTGGCGTCAGCTGCAACCGGTAGCCAAAGCCTGGTCCAAGACGGAGAATCGGGCGCACTCGTGCCGCCCGGCGCAGCGGGTGACTTTGCCGATGCAATCGCACCCTATTTGACCGACGATGCCTTGCGCTCCGCACACGGCAATGCGGGCGAGAAACGCAGTCTGGATTTCAGTTGGGACGCAATCAATCAGGCGGTGGCAGACACCTATATCCGCCTGATCGAAGCACGTGCAAAGTAA
- a CDS encoding phosphoserine transaminase gives MTNVTPQGAAARLTMPALKPERPFFSSGPTAKFNGWSASNLKTEALGRSHRSAVGKARLKYAIDLTRELLGVPDDYLVGIMPGSDTGALECAMWTMLGARPATVAAWESFGNVWIQDAVKQLKLKDLTVLDAGYGEIPDLASIPQDNDVVFTWNGTTSGARIENTDWLAADRSGITINDATSAVFAQEMDWAKLDATTFSWQKVMGSEAQHGMLILSPKAVARIESYDPEWPLPKLFRLKKGDKINQGIFVGETINTPSMLATEDYILALEWAKSIGGRQAMFDRADANAKIMTDWIENTPWLRNMVPNPAQRTNTGVCFVFQGEYYDGLSPEDQAAVPKTIAGMLDKLDVGYDFNGYRDAPPSLRVWCGGTVEQEDLRRLIPWIEWAYAEIQK, from the coding sequence ATGACTAACGTAACACCTCAGGGCGCAGCAGCGCGCCTGACTATGCCGGCGCTCAAACCTGAGCGTCCATTTTTTTCGTCCGGACCAACTGCCAAATTCAATGGCTGGTCGGCGAGCAATCTCAAAACCGAAGCACTGGGCCGTTCGCACCGTTCGGCTGTGGGCAAGGCGCGGCTGAAATATGCGATCGACCTGACGCGTGAGTTGCTGGGCGTTCCCGACGATTACCTGGTCGGCATCATGCCCGGCTCTGATACGGGCGCACTCGAATGCGCGATGTGGACCATGCTTGGCGCGCGTCCCGCGACCGTCGCTGCATGGGAAAGCTTTGGCAATGTGTGGATTCAGGATGCGGTAAAGCAGCTCAAGCTGAAAGATTTGACCGTGCTCGACGCCGGTTACGGCGAAATCCCCGATCTGGCCAGTATTCCTCAAGACAACGACGTTGTCTTTACATGGAATGGCACAACGTCGGGGGCCAGGATTGAAAACACCGATTGGCTCGCGGCTGACCGGTCTGGTATCACTATAAACGATGCCACTAGCGCAGTCTTTGCGCAGGAAATGGATTGGGCGAAGCTCGATGCCACAACCTTCAGTTGGCAAAAAGTGATGGGTTCCGAAGCGCAGCATGGCATGTTGATCCTCAGCCCTAAAGCGGTGGCGCGGATCGAAAGCTATGATCCCGAATGGCCGCTGCCAAAGTTGTTCCGCCTGAAGAAAGGCGACAAGATTAATCAAGGCATCTTTGTCGGCGAAACGATCAATACGCCCAGCATGCTGGCGACCGAGGACTACATTCTCGCGCTTGAATGGGCAAAATCAATTGGCGGACGTCAGGCGATGTTTGACCGGGCTGATGCCAACGCCAAGATCATGACCGACTGGATTGAAAATACGCCTTGGCTGCGCAACATGGTGCCCAACCCGGCTCAGCGCACCAACACTGGCGTATGCTTCGTTTTTCAGGGCGAATATTATGACGGCCTCTCGCCAGAAGATCAGGCTGCTGTCCCCAAAACCATTGCCGGAATGCTCGACAAATTGGATGTTGGATATGATTTCAACGGCTACCGCGATGCACCACCGAGTCTACGTGTTTGGTGCGGCGGGACGGTCGAGCAAGAAGATTTGCGCCGGCTGATCCCCTGGATCGAATGGGCTTACGCCGAAATTCAGAAGTGA
- the serA gene encoding phosphoglycerate dehydrogenase — protein MTKPKVLISDKMDPNAARIFTERGCDVDVITGENPEELAARIGEYHGLAIRSSTTVTPAILDAATNLKVIGRAGIGVDNVDIPYASGKGVVVMNTPFGNSITTAEHAIALIMALARQIPAADARTQAGEWPKSAFMGVEVTGKTLGLIGAGNIGSIVASRALGLKMKVVAFDPFLTEDRAIEMGVEKVELDGLLARADFITLHTPLTDQTRNILSRENLEKTKPGVRIVNCARGGLIDEEALKDLLESDHIAGAALDVFAVEPAKESPLFGTKNFICTPHLGASTNEAQVNVALQVAEQMADYLVNGGVTNALNMPSLSAEEAPKLKPYMALAEKLGSLVGQLAHGNLTKINIEREGAAADLNGKPITGAVLAGFMRQYSDTVNMVNAPYLAKERGMEVREIRNEREGVYHTLLRVTVATEQGNRSVAGTLFGSEAPRLVEIFGVGIEADLQGDMLYIVNEDAPGFIGRIGSLLGENGINIGNFNLGRRDGGGEAVVLLSVDQPIPAEVVKQACALEGVKVVTPLAF, from the coding sequence ATGACCAAACCTAAAGTCCTTATCTCCGATAAGATGGACCCGAATGCAGCACGTATCTTTACCGAACGCGGCTGCGACGTTGATGTAATTACTGGCGAAAATCCTGAGGAACTCGCTGCTCGTATTGGCGAATATCATGGCCTTGCAATCCGGTCTTCGACGACAGTCACACCTGCAATCCTTGACGCTGCGACAAATTTGAAAGTCATAGGCCGCGCTGGCATCGGGGTCGACAATGTCGATATTCCCTATGCCTCGGGCAAGGGCGTGGTTGTGATGAATACACCGTTCGGGAATTCGATCACGACTGCCGAGCACGCAATTGCGCTTATCATGGCACTGGCGCGTCAAATTCCGGCTGCGGACGCGCGCACTCAAGCGGGCGAATGGCCCAAGAGTGCATTCATGGGCGTCGAAGTAACGGGCAAGACGCTTGGCCTGATTGGTGCCGGCAATATCGGTTCCATCGTCGCCAGCCGCGCGCTCGGTCTGAAAATGAAGGTGGTCGCATTCGATCCCTTCCTGACCGAAGACCGCGCGATTGAAATGGGCGTTGAAAAAGTCGAATTGGACGGGCTGCTTGCGCGCGCCGATTTCATCACCTTGCACACTCCGCTGACTGATCAAACGCGCAACATTCTGAGCCGTGAAAATCTGGAGAAAACTAAACCGGGCGTTCGCATTGTGAACTGCGCGCGTGGCGGATTGATCGACGAAGAAGCGCTGAAGGATTTGCTTGAATCGGATCATATCGCTGGCGCTGCGCTCGATGTGTTCGCCGTCGAACCAGCCAAGGAAAGCCCTCTTTTCGGGACCAAGAATTTCATTTGCACCCCGCATCTGGGTGCGTCGACCAACGAGGCACAAGTGAATGTTGCGCTGCAAGTGGCCGAGCAAATGGCCGACTATCTGGTCAATGGCGGCGTCACCAATGCGCTGAACATGCCTAGCCTAAGCGCTGAGGAAGCGCCTAAGCTGAAGCCATACATGGCGTTGGCGGAGAAGCTGGGTTCGCTTGTCGGGCAATTGGCACATGGCAATCTGACGAAAATCAACATCGAGCGTGAAGGTGCCGCAGCGGACCTTAACGGGAAGCCGATTACAGGCGCAGTTCTGGCGGGCTTCATGCGGCAATATTCCGACACGGTGAATATGGTCAACGCGCCTTATCTGGCGAAGGAGCGCGGCATGGAAGTGCGCGAAATCCGCAATGAGCGCGAGGGTGTCTATCACACGCTATTGCGCGTCACCGTCGCGACAGAGCAGGGCAACCGGTCCGTCGCAGGCACTTTGTTCGGCAGCGAAGCGCCGCGTCTGGTGGAGATTTTTGGCGTCGGTATCGAAGCCGATTTGCAAGGCGATATGCTCTATATCGTCAACGAAGATGCCCCTGGCTTCATCGGCCGGATCGGGTCTCTGCTTGGTGAAAACGGCATCAATATCGGTAACTTTAATCTGGGTCGGCGCGATGGTGGCGGGGAAGCAGTCGTGCTGTTGTCAGTCGATCAGCCAATCCCGGCGGAAGTCGTCAAGCAAGCTTGCGCGCTGGAAGGCGTTAAGGTTGTAACGCCGCTGGCGTTTTAA
- a CDS encoding ATP phosphoribosyltransferase regulatory subunit — MTQSTDDLLPEGLSDRLPKEAAVATHAMRAVLGTMDAHGYDRVRPPLVEFERSMAERMGKTADSDSPRRMFRFVDPASLRTLALRSDMTVQVGRMAATSLAAAPRPLRLCYAGEVALIKADQLDPARQKLQLGAELIGSDTVEAAGEIVSLAIEALEAAGAAGISVDFTLPDLVDVLSDKAMPLASDQIGAVRRELDTKDAGGLAAVPGGNAYLPLLYATGAFEDAIERLCSIDAGGALTSRIEGLKAIASRVGGRARVTLDPTERHGFEYQSWFGFTIYADGVRGALGRGGTYAIGGSNEAATGFSLYIDALIDILSRDAQRKALFLPMGHDAPTAAALRAEGWRTVAALSADDDGQALGCTHVLEGGTTTAY; from the coding sequence ATGACACAATCGACCGACGATCTGCTGCCCGAAGGGCTCTCCGACCGCTTGCCCAAAGAGGCGGCAGTCGCAACGCATGCGATGCGGGCCGTTCTCGGTACGATGGATGCGCATGGCTATGACCGAGTGCGTCCGCCGTTGGTAGAATTTGAACGGTCAATGGCCGAACGCATGGGCAAAACGGCTGATAGCGACAGTCCGCGCCGGATGTTCCGCTTCGTCGATCCGGCCAGTTTACGCACGCTGGCGCTCCGATCCGACATGACCGTACAAGTCGGGCGCATGGCCGCGACCTCGCTCGCCGCCGCGCCGCGTCCGTTGCGGCTTTGTTACGCGGGCGAAGTGGCGTTGATTAAGGCGGATCAGCTCGATCCTGCGCGTCAGAAATTGCAATTGGGCGCTGAGCTTATCGGCAGCGATACAGTCGAAGCTGCCGGAGAGATTGTCTCGCTAGCGATAGAAGCGCTTGAAGCAGCTGGTGCCGCCGGCATTTCTGTCGATTTCACACTGCCCGATCTGGTCGACGTGCTGTCGGACAAAGCGATGCCGCTTGCCTCTGACCAAATTGGGGCGGTGCGCCGCGAATTGGACACCAAGGATGCAGGCGGCTTGGCCGCTGTTCCCGGTGGTAACGCCTATTTGCCGCTGCTTTATGCAACGGGTGCCTTTGAAGATGCGATTGAACGGCTTTGCAGCATCGATGCCGGAGGCGCGCTGACATCCCGAATTGAAGGCTTGAAGGCAATAGCCTCTCGCGTTGGCGGCCGTGCCAGAGTGACGCTCGACCCGACTGAGCGGCACGGTTTCGAATATCAAAGCTGGTTCGGCTTTACCATCTATGCCGATGGCGTGCGCGGTGCGCTTGGGCGGGGCGGAACTTACGCAATTGGCGGGAGCAATGAAGCGGCGACAGGCTTCTCGCTTTATATCGACGCTTTGATCGACATCCTAAGCCGCGATGCCCAGCGCAAGGCACTTTTCCTGCCAATGGGTCATGATGCGCCGACCGCAGCGGCGTTGCGCGCCGAGGGGTGGCGCACGGTTGCCGCCCTATCTGCCGATGATGATGGGCAGGCGCTGGGTTGTACTCACGTTTTGGAAGGCGGCACTACGACCGCTTATTAG
- a CDS encoding helix-turn-helix domain-containing protein has translation MNDHNSVDGEGAAVLSQKAVEEFMSFARNTPFDILTTEGKIYFFLLINESPRIKEVMIASNSSYRGFYLSLGKLKRKGLVEVNNGPLDGRVRRVSLLKTGT, from the coding sequence GTGAACGATCACAATTCGGTCGATGGTGAGGGCGCAGCCGTTCTCAGCCAAAAAGCTGTCGAAGAATTCATGTCTTTCGCGAGAAACACACCCTTTGACATTCTTACCACAGAGGGAAAAATCTATTTCTTCCTGCTGATAAACGAGAGCCCGCGAATTAAAGAAGTCATGATTGCTTCTAATTCTTCGTATCGTGGATTTTATCTTTCTCTTGGAAAGTTAAAAAGGAAAGGCTTGGTGGAGGTCAATAATGGTCCTTTGGATGGTAGGGTCCGCCGGGTCTCTCTTCTGAAAACTGGCACCTGA
- a CDS encoding YadA-like family protein translates to MSNYNSKSFTGKFAVALLATTAIGGLSSGTAFAQAATTCFTDFNGTVVCQDGTGNTDVYFEGDLNYGAMGDGAYNDLDGKIDATTPSDADVEAAADDVAAAQAAADQIAADQAAVTAALTQANLDAQAAAADAAAAQAAADAAAADAAAAAATSTAAFDAAADDLTDANVALGAANTDLSAANTAVSDARTAFDNDQSQANLDALNAALADQAAAQTAANAASDAAATALAASNTAATELAAAQAASTAAATAAATAAAATAAANNALQTSLAGSADFVDAITTAGFTADTTGLAALNDAGAAEAAALAAAIEFEDNLDNVANTFIRAQEVLVAAAENANPAIAAASQALLGDERAEETNAEVEVIAALVDHEGRITANTDGLAAEVIARTEADTALGIRIDDEAAIRGMADLALGVRIDDETTARIAGDNNLLGLLNDETSARIAADTAITNRLNGVDSRLNGIDTRLDRMDDSIASSTATAIALGGAGFLPDMKFNLAMNMGFYDGAQAVSATMGYRVSDSIAFTAGVAGGLNKGGQVGGRVGVIIGFGGE, encoded by the coding sequence ATGAGTAACTACAATAGCAAAAGCTTCACAGGAAAGTTCGCGGTTGCATTACTCGCAACTACCGCAATCGGCGGCCTTTCTTCGGGCACTGCGTTCGCACAAGCTGCGACAACTTGCTTCACCGATTTCAACGGAACAGTTGTTTGCCAGGATGGTACCGGTAATACGGATGTCTATTTCGAGGGCGATCTTAACTACGGTGCCATGGGTGACGGGGCATACAATGATCTCGATGGCAAGATCGATGCGACAACACCTTCGGATGCCGATGTAGAAGCCGCTGCTGACGATGTGGCTGCAGCACAAGCTGCCGCAGATCAGATCGCTGCTGATCAAGCTGCTGTGACAGCAGCTTTGACGCAAGCTAACCTCGACGCTCAAGCTGCTGCTGCTGATGCCGCTGCTGCTCAAGCCGCCGCAGATGCTGCTGCTGCTGACGCTGCTGCTGCTGCTGCAACATCAACTGCCGCTTTCGATGCCGCAGCTGATGATTTGACTGATGCGAACGTTGCTCTAGGCGCAGCGAACACTGATTTGAGCGCGGCGAATACTGCTGTATCCGACGCTCGCACGGCGTTTGATAATGACCAGAGCCAAGCAAATCTCGATGCGTTGAATGCTGCACTTGCTGACCAAGCTGCCGCACAAACTGCAGCAAATGCCGCATCTGATGCCGCTGCAACTGCGCTCGCAGCATCGAATACAGCTGCAACTGAACTTGCTGCTGCACAAGCGGCATCAACTGCTGCTGCGACTGCTGCAGCGACTGCCGCAGCCGCGACAGCCGCTGCAAACAATGCATTGCAAACATCGCTTGCTGGTAGCGCCGACTTCGTCGACGCTATCACCACCGCTGGCTTCACTGCTGATACCACAGGCCTCGCAGCTCTTAACGATGCCGGCGCAGCCGAAGCTGCTGCTTTGGCAGCGGCTATCGAATTCGAAGATAATCTCGATAACGTTGCGAATACTTTCATCCGCGCTCAAGAGGTTCTCGTCGCAGCTGCTGAAAATGCCAACCCTGCAATCGCAGCGGCATCGCAAGCTCTGCTTGGTGACGAGCGTGCTGAAGAAACCAACGCAGAAGTCGAAGTGATTGCTGCTTTGGTTGACCACGAAGGTCGCATCACTGCCAACACCGATGGTCTTGCAGCTGAAGTGATTGCGCGTACAGAGGCTGATACAGCACTCGGTATTCGGATCGATGATGAAGCGGCAATTCGCGGCATGGCAGATTTGGCACTTGGTGTTCGCATCGACGATGAAACGACTGCTCGTATCGCTGGCGACAACAACCTTCTTGGTTTGCTCAACGACGAAACAAGCGCCCGTATCGCTGCGGATACTGCGATCACCAACCGGTTGAACGGTGTTGATAGCCGTCTGAACGGTATTGATACACGCCTTGATCGTATGGATGATAGCATTGCTAGCTCGACTGCAACTGCAATCGCGCTTGGCGGTGCTGGCTTCTTGCCTGACATGAAGTTCAACCTGGCAATGAACATGGGCTTCTATGATGGCGCACAGGCTGTCTCGGCAACCATGGGCTACCGTGTAAGCGACTCCATCGCATTCACAGCCGGTGTTGCTGGCGGCCTGAACAAAGGCGGCCAAGTCGGCGGCCGTGTTGGCGTGATCATCGGCTTCGGCGGCGAATGA
- a CDS encoding adenylosuccinate synthase: MANVTVIGAQWGDEGKGKIVDWLASRADAVVRFQGGHNAGHTLVIDGKVFKLSLLPSGIVSGTLSIIGNGVVLDPWALKSEIEKLESQGVKITDDNFAIADNCPLILPIHRDLDGLRETAAGSGKIGTTGRGIGPAYEDKVGRRAIRVCDLAHLDKMDSQLDRLCAHHDALRAGFGEPPVDRERLLKDLADIADFVLRFAQPVWKRLKKVRKAGAKILFEGAQGVLLDVDHGTYPFVTSSNTVSGTAASGSGLGPNSTGYVLGIVKAYTTRVGSGPFPTELDDDAGQRLGERGHEFGTVTGRQRRCGWFDAVIVRQSCSISGVTGIALTKVDVLDGFDTVKICTGYRLRGKIMDYFPAHAADQAEVEPIYEEMDGWHESTAGARSYADLPANAIKYIQRVQELIETPVALVSTSPEREDTILMRDPFED, translated from the coding sequence ATGGCTAATGTTACTGTAATCGGTGCCCAATGGGGCGATGAAGGCAAAGGCAAGATCGTCGACTGGCTGGCCAGCCGCGCCGATGCGGTTGTTCGCTTTCAGGGCGGGCATAATGCCGGGCATACGCTGGTTATTGATGGCAAGGTATTCAAGCTTAGCCTGCTTCCCAGCGGCATTGTTTCGGGCACGCTGTCGATTATCGGTAATGGTGTCGTGCTCGACCCGTGGGCCCTGAAAAGCGAGATCGAAAAGCTTGAATCGCAAGGTGTGAAGATCACCGATGACAATTTTGCGATTGCAGATAATTGCCCCCTGATCCTGCCGATCCACCGCGATTTGGACGGCCTGCGCGAGACCGCGGCGGGTAGCGGTAAGATCGGAACAACCGGCCGCGGCATTGGCCCCGCCTATGAGGATAAAGTTGGCCGGCGGGCCATCAGGGTTTGCGATCTGGCGCATCTCGATAAGATGGATTCGCAACTTGACCGCCTATGTGCGCATCATGATGCATTGCGTGCCGGCTTTGGCGAGCCTCCGGTGGACCGCGAGCGATTGCTGAAGGACCTGGCGGATATTGCCGATTTCGTTCTTCGGTTTGCGCAACCGGTGTGGAAACGACTGAAGAAAGTGCGCAAGGCAGGCGCGAAAATTTTGTTCGAAGGCGCGCAAGGCGTGCTGCTCGATGTCGATCACGGCACCTATCCCTTCGTAACCAGTTCAAACACGGTTAGCGGCACTGCCGCGAGCGGTTCGGGCCTTGGGCCCAATTCGACCGGCTATGTGCTGGGCATTGTGAAGGCTTACACTACCCGTGTCGGCAGCGGGCCGTTCCCGACCGAACTGGACGATGATGCCGGACAGCGTCTGGGCGAACGGGGCCATGAATTTGGCACTGTAACCGGACGTCAGCGGCGCTGCGGTTGGTTTGATGCGGTGATCGTGCGCCAAAGCTGCTCGATCAGCGGTGTGACCGGCATTGCGCTGACCAAGGTCGATGTCCTCGACGGGTTCGACACGGTTAAAATCTGCACCGGATACCGGCTGCGCGGGAAGATCATGGATTATTTTCCCGCCCATGCCGCCGATCAGGCCGAGGTCGAGCCAATTTACGAAGAAATGGACGGCTGGCATGAGAGTACCGCGGGCGCGCGCAGCTATGCCGATTTGCCTGCCAATGCGATCAAATACATCCAGCGAGTGCAGGAATTGATCGAAACACCAGTGGCGCTGGTTTCGACCAGCCCTGAACGTGAAGATACAATCCTGATGCGCGATCCATTCGAGGATTGA